CACCGCCGCCCACGTCGAGGAAGTTGGCCGGCTCGCCGCCGTACAGCTTGATGGTGTCCATGGTGGACATGGCCAGGCCGGCGCCGTTCACCAGGCAGCCGATGTTGCCGTCCAGGCTGATGTAGGCCAGGTCGAACTTGGAAGCCTCGACTTCAGCCGGGTCCTCTTCGTCCAGATCGCGGTAGGCGACGATCTCGGGATGACGGAACAGGGCGTTGCTGTCGAAGTTGAACTTGGCGTCCAGGGCGATGATGTTGCCCTTGCTGTCACGGTTCAGCGGGTTGATCTCGACCAGGGACGCGTCGGTGTCCATGTAGCACTTGTACAGCTTCTGGCAGACGTCGATGAACTGCGCCTTGGAGTCTTCGGGCATGCCCACGCCCTTGGCCAGCTCCTCGCCCTGCTCGGCGGTCAGGCCGGTAGCGGGATCGACGAACACCTTGATGATCTTCTCGGGGGTGGAGTGGGCCACTTCCTCGATGTCCATGCCGCCTTCGCTGGAAGCGATGAAGGCCACCTTCTGGGTGCCGCGGTCGGTCACGCAGGACAGGTAGTATTCCTTCTGGATGTCGGCGCCTTCTTCAATATACAGGCGACGGACCTTCTGGCCTTCGGGGCCGGTCTGGTGCGTCTTGAGCTGCATGCCCAGGATGTCGCCGGCCAGGGCCTTGACGTCGTCGATGGACTTGGCAACCTTCACGCCGCCGCCCTTGCCACGGCCGCCCGCATGGATCTGAGCCTTCACCACCCACACCGGGCCACCCAGCTTCTGGGCCGCTTCAACGGCTTCCTGAACGGTAAATGCGGGAATGCCGCGCGGTACGGGCACTCCGAACTGACGCAAGATCTCCTTGCCTTGGTACTCATGAATCTTCATGCGGTATCTCTCTTGTGAGTGGAAAATGAGCCCGTGAACCGGCCTGTAGGCGACTGTACGGGACGGAAAAAATCCGGCGATAAATGTATCATGTACTACTTACAGCCAGCTTATTCAGCCTAGCAGCTTTCTAGAGGAAAACCCTAATGACCGTGCACAAAATTTTCATCGATGGCGAGGCCGGAACCACCGGTCTGCAGATTCGCGAACGCCTGGCGAACATGCCCGGCATCGAGGTCGTCAGTATCGATCCGGCGCTGCGCAAGGACCCGACCGCCAAGCAGAAGCTGATGGGCGAAGTGGATGTGGTGATCCTGTGCCTGCACGACGATGCGGCACGGGAGTCGGTGGCGCTGATCGACGCCCTGCCCGGCCGCAAGCCGCGCATCATCGATGCGTCCACCGCGCATCGCGTGGATCCGAACTGGGTGTACGGTTTTCCGGAGCTGAACGCCGAGCAGGCCGAGGCGATCCGCAAGGCAGAGCGCGTG
The DNA window shown above is from Brachymonas denitrificans and carries:
- the sucC gene encoding ADP-forming succinate--CoA ligase subunit beta, with amino-acid sequence MKIHEYQGKEILRQFGVPVPRGIPAFTVQEAVEAAQKLGGPVWVVKAQIHAGGRGKGGGVKVAKSIDDVKALAGDILGMQLKTHQTGPEGQKVRRLYIEEGADIQKEYYLSCVTDRGTQKVAFIASSEGGMDIEEVAHSTPEKIIKVFVDPATGLTAEQGEELAKGVGMPEDSKAQFIDVCQKLYKCYMDTDASLVEINPLNRDSKGNIIALDAKFNFDSNALFRHPEIVAYRDLDEEDPAEVEASKFDLAYISLDGNIGCLVNGAGLAMSTMDTIKLYGGEPANFLDVGGGATTEKVTEAFKIMLKNKNVKAILVNIFGGIMKCDTIAEGVVAASKAVGLSVPLVVRMKGTNEDAGKKILAESGLPIITANTMAEAAEKVVAEVNKA